Genomic DNA from Paucilactobacillus hokkaidonensis JCM 18461:
CTTGAGATGGACACGATTCGTCAATGGATTAGTGAGCTTTATGCACGGGATTACCGAGAATATCAATATGTAGCAATCGAGCTGGCAGACAAAAATATCAAGAAGTTTCAGCCTGATGATATTATTTTTCTAAAACAGCTTGTGGCTCAAAAGAGTTGGTGGGACAGCGTCGACTCATTACGAGCAGTATTTGGGAAATATATTAAATTACATCCAGCGGAGAAAAAAACAGTTTTTGAATTATTCTATAAGAGCACTAATATGTGGGAACGACGAACTTCGATTAATCTTCAACTGATGGAGAAGGAAAATACGGATATAGCAATGTTAACCAAGTCGATTTTATTGGATCAAACAACGGATGAGTTTTTTATCCAAAAAGCCATTGGCTGGTCCCTGCGTCAGTACGGTAAGACGAATCCAGAATGGGTGTTTGCATTCTTAAGCGGTCATCAGTTGAGTAGTTTGGCCGTGAAAGAGGCAACGAAACATCTAGCGAATGGTGAGCATTTTAGGCATAAACTAAGTTAACAATGTGGTAAATCTGTTATACTGAAATCGATATAAGTTCACGAGTGAATTAACTAGCATAATGAGAATCATTACTGATTGAGGGGACTGTTTGATATTCAAATTCTTTACTGTGGCAATGACCAGATGTTTCAAGGTGTGTTACTGTCTGTATTATCACTTTTAAAACATACAAAAGAACCGCTTAAGATTTATATTTTAACGGCTGAATTACAAAATAAACGGCATCAATTTACCGGATTTACTATGGAACATGCTGATTTTATCAATAAGGTGGTAAAACAGTATGATGATCAAAATAGTGTGACTAGAATCGATATTACCGATCTTTATAACGCTAACTTGCCCACTGCTAATGCCAATACAATGTTTACGCCATACAGCATGTTACGACTATATGCAGATCAGATTCCGGAACTATCTGGTCGAATTTTATATCTGGATGCGGATGTACTCTGCCGTCGCCCATTTGAAGACTTTTACAGTCAATCGCTGTTAAATACTGAAATAGTAGGGACATTAGATTATTATGGCCGCTGGTTTTTCCACCACCAATGGCGTAAGTTCGATTACATCAATTCTGGCGTGTTGCTGTTGAACCTAGATTTGATCAGACAGACGCATTTATTTGAAAAATGTCGCAATATGTGTAAAAAAATACCGATGATCATGCCTGATCAATCGGCGATTAATAGATATTCGAAATTAAAACGATTTGCGAAACGACAATACAACGAACAACACGGTGTTGCTAGCAGCACTGTATTTCAGCATTTTTCAGCTAATTGGAAATTTTGGCCCGTTATTCATACTGAGGCCATCAAACCCTGGGAGATTGATGAGGTTCATGATCAATTAGGAATTCATGATTATGACGATTTGTACGAAACGTATCAAAAATTACTTGCTGAATTACCAGACTATTCGGTTGCCAGTTCTGCTTCTTCAGATTTTGCAAATTGATTTTCAAAATATTGACGATAGAGTAAGTGATCACTTAATAGTTCGGTATGCGATCCGTGACCACTTACCCGACCGTTTTCGATAAAGTAGATTTCATCTGCATCGATGATGGTATTAATCCGGTGGGCGATGATTAGTGTTGTTCGTCCAGCCATGAGGTCTTGCAAAGCTCGTTGCACCATGACTTCTGATTCAGGGTCTAAACTAGCAGTTGCTTCGTCTAACATAAGTACCTTGGGATTTCTTAAGAAGGCGCGAGCAATTGATAAGCGTTGCCGTTGACCACCCGAAATATTAACTCCATTTTCACCAATTTCAGTTTCAAGCTGTGCAGGCATTGCTTGAACGAAATCTTTTGCATATGCTAATTCTAGGGCCCGCCACTGTTCTTCATCTGTGGTGGGCTTTTGTAGTCCATAGGTTAGATTATAACGGATGGTACCGGTCATGGTATCTGCATTTTGCCCAACTAAACCAATTTGATCCCGCCAATCGGATAAATTCAGATCAGTTAGATCAGTACCTCCGATGGTAATGGAACCAGAATCTGGGCGATAAAAACGTTCTAGTAGACTAAAAATAGTTGTTTTGCCACTACCAGAAGGGCCCACAAAGGCCACAACGGAATTTGGTGCTGCGTTAAATGAAACGTCATGCAGGATTTCTTGATCGGATTTATACGAAAATGAAACGTGATTCATTTCCAATGCTTTATCGTTAGCGTCAACCTTAATACCAATATTGGTTTGTTCTTCCGCGACATCAAGTAACTCTTGGATTTTACTAGTGGATCCGCCTGTCTTCGCAATGTCTGATAAAAATTGACCGAGAGTTGTAAAGGGAACGATCAATTGAACCAAATACATCAGAAAGGCCATTAGAGTACCGTTAGTCATTGTGCCGTTACTAATCCGTAAAACACCATAAGCAAGCACACCCACGATGAGAGCCAGCATGAGAACGCCTGTGGTTGGGCCGACGATTGAGTCGTAAATGGCTTCACGCACGCCTAGTTTATAAAGTCGTGACATTTGTTTTTTGCCACTGGCCTTTTCAGTTGCCATTGCATCAGATGATTTTACTAACCGCATCTTAATCAATACTTCGCTGACCTTAGCATTTAAAGCAGCCAAAGCATTTTGCCGTTGGTGAGCCACGCTGTATGATCGACGAAATACAGGCAATAAGCAAAATAAAATGAGCGGAACAACGATGAACATGATAACCGTCATTTTCCAATCCATGAAGAGCATTAACAGCATTGCTCCAACCAACTGGAGAATAGAGGTGATCATCCTTGGTAATGAATTGGCCAACAGATCCTTAACCTGGGTCGAATCGTTGGTGAGCCGTGACGCAATTTGACCAGATTGATGTTGGTCTAAATAATTAATCGGTAGGACCAAAATTTTATTCCATAACTTATTTCGTAAGCGATAAACGACATCTTCACCAAAAATTCCAAGGAAACTGCCAGAAAAAGCCCCTAGAACGATACTGAAGACGAATAATAAAATAACTGCAATCAAAAATCCGGGATTTAGGTTATGGGGAATTTGGTTAAGAATGTTCCGTGCTAGCAGTGGGACTGCAAGTTGCATCATGGCTGCAAGTGCACCTAATAGGATGCCACAAGTAAATAGCCAATAGCGCGGCTGAATCATTCCAATCAGTTTAAAAAAATCTTTAGTGTGGAGTTTCGTGGTGGTTTTTGAACGCAGCTGCATAAGTAAGAGTCTCCTAAAATAGATTAACAAAGCCTAAAATAACGCGTTACGAGGAACTTTACAATCGGTTGAATGAAACAAATTTAATAATTTTTTGAAGTTCAACGCATTAAAGTATACTACGTTGCCAGCTCATTTGCTCTTAAGTAGTACAATAAAGTTCAGTAACAATATTTTTACTAAGAGGAGTTGATTTTATTTATGAAAATTGAAGAAGGATATATGCCATTTCATGAATACAAAACTTATTATCGGATTGTCGGTGAACCAAGCAAAGATAAAGCACCATTGCTGTTAATTCACGGCGGCCCAGGGTCTTCGCATAACTATTTTGAATTGTTGGATGAATATGCTAATACTGGCCGCCAACTGATTATGTATGATCAAGTTGGCTGTGGCAAATCGTCGCTGCCTGAAGATCCAGCCGTTTACGTTAAAGATACTTGGGCACAAGAACTGATTGCGTTGCGTAAATACCTGCACTTAGATGAAGTACATATGTTAGGACAATCATGGGGCGGAATGCTAGAAATGTATTATTTAACTAACTTTGATCCCCAGGGAATTAAAAGTGTAATGATTGATGGTTCGCCAGCTTCCATCAAGCTATGGACAAAAGAGCAACATCGACTGATCTCATATTTGAGTTATGAGGATCGAAAAGCGATTGCAGAAGCCGAAAGAACAGGCGATTTTACCGGGCCAAAATATTTGGCGGCTAATGATCGCTACATGGAACGTTATTGCTGGGATGATCCTGACGAAAATTCACCAGAACCATTACGCAGACCGACAAATGGTAAACGAGCCAGTTTAATCGCTGAAGGGCCGAATGAATTTACTGAAAACGGAACAATCAGCGATTTTGAAGTGACCGATCAACTCAAAAATATTCACGTGCCAGTCTTGGTTACGAATGGCACGGATGATTTATGTACACCATTGATTGCTAAATCAGTCTATGATCATATTCCGGGAGCCAAGTGGCATTTATTCGCTAACAGCCGGCATCTGGCTTTATTGGACCAACATGATAAGTTCATTGATGTACTTGATCGTTGGCTGGCAGTAAACGACTAATAATTTTATGGATTTAAAAATAAAAAACCAACATCAGTAGCAAAATTGATGTTGGTTTTTTATTGAAACAATATGCAATATATTTATTCTTTGATAGCCTACTTATCTTTCTGATTTATAATCTAATGTAGATTTTCCCTATGTATTATTGCTATACTTAATAATAATATTTAATGAATGAATAAGAATGGTTAACTAACCATTAAATCAAGGGTGGGGGATGATAACATGCGGCTTAATCTCAAAGACATCACAGTCTCTTATGACCAGCAGCATAACGTTTTTGAACACCTTAACTGTACAGTACAAGACGGTGAACTAGTAGCTTTGCTTGGCCCCAGCGGCAGTGGCAAAACCACTATTTTAAATCTAATGGCTGGTTTACTGACGCCAACTTTCGGCCAAGTAATGTTTGATGATCGAAATGTAACTGATCAGGATGTGCGTACCCGTAATATCGGGATGGTCTTTCAGGACTTTGCATTGTACCCACATCTCAGTGTACTCGATAACATTGCCTTTCCCCTTAAAATGGCGCACGTTAACAAGGCTAACCGGCAAAAGCGTGCACGAGAACTCGCTGCATTAGTCCATATCGATAATCAGCTAACCAAATCACCGAGTGAACTTTCTGGTGGACAACAGCAGCGTGCAGCCATTGCACGGGCATTGGTTAAGAATCCAGCAGTATTATTGTTAGATGAACCATTGTCTAATCTTGACGCGGCGCTGCGAATTGAGCTACGTGATGAAATCCAACGAATCCAACAAACGACTGGTGTAACCACTGTTTTTGTGACCCATGATCAGAATGATGCACTACGGATTGCTGATAAAATTATTGTCATTAATGAAGGTCGCGTTCAACAAGTGGGGCCGGGAACTGAATTATATCGGCACCCCCGTAATTTATTTGTGGCACAATTCATCGGTACACCAAGTATTAATGCCATTCCCATCAACGAAATGGTTTCAGAAATAACAGCATCGATTCCTGCTGACATCCTGGCGCGGGCCCAAACTGTCGGAATACGGAGTGAATCTATTTTACTGAATCCCACAGACGAGCCAGTGTTGGCAAAGCTAGCTGTAACAATGAAACAACAAGAGCAACTAGGCCGTGAAACTTATACCTATATGCACTACCAAAATATCGATCTAATCAGTACGGCTATTACTGAAACAATCAAAGAACCACAGTCGATGCCTGTATATATACTGGCACGAGGCAGCTTTTTATTTGATCAAAATGGCCTTTGTATCTGGGCAGGTGACAATCATGATTAATGCCAAACCGAGTTTTAAATCAACATTGCGGGCGTTATTGTACCTTGCACCACTACTGATCATTACCATCACGTTCACAGTTTGGCCGCTGATTAGTTCGTTTTTAATGGCTTTTTATACTAAATACAATTACTTTACGAATAAAGTCAGCGCAATGGGCACGGCTAATTTTACTTACCTTTGGCACGACCCTGATTTTCACTTAGCGG
This window encodes:
- a CDS encoding DNA alkylation repair protein, yielding MEKLNFEFKGDATNVANMERYLRNQFFFLGLKTPIRKEQSKPLIQRSKSLEMDTIRQWISELYARDYREYQYVAIELADKNIKKFQPDDIIFLKQLVAQKSWWDSVDSLRAVFGKYIKLHPAEKKTVFELFYKSTNMWERRTSINLQLMEKENTDIAMLTKSILLDQTTDEFFIQKAIGWSLRQYGKTNPEWVFAFLSGHQLSSLAVKEATKHLANGEHFRHKLS
- a CDS encoding glycosyltransferase — encoded protein: MRGLFDIQILYCGNDQMFQGVLLSVLSLLKHTKEPLKIYILTAELQNKRHQFTGFTMEHADFINKVVKQYDDQNSVTRIDITDLYNANLPTANANTMFTPYSMLRLYADQIPELSGRILYLDADVLCRRPFEDFYSQSLLNTEIVGTLDYYGRWFFHHQWRKFDYINSGVLLLNLDLIRQTHLFEKCRNMCKKIPMIMPDQSAINRYSKLKRFAKRQYNEQHGVASSTVFQHFSANWKFWPVIHTEAIKPWEIDEVHDQLGIHDYDDLYETYQKLLAELPDYSVASSASSDFAN
- the pepI gene encoding proline iminopeptidase, coding for MKIEEGYMPFHEYKTYYRIVGEPSKDKAPLLLIHGGPGSSHNYFELLDEYANTGRQLIMYDQVGCGKSSLPEDPAVYVKDTWAQELIALRKYLHLDEVHMLGQSWGGMLEMYYLTNFDPQGIKSVMIDGSPASIKLWTKEQHRLISYLSYEDRKAIAEAERTGDFTGPKYLAANDRYMERYCWDDPDENSPEPLRRPTNGKRASLIAEGPNEFTENGTISDFEVTDQLKNIHVPVLVTNGTDDLCTPLIAKSVYDHIPGAKWHLFANSRHLALLDQHDKFIDVLDRWLAVND
- a CDS encoding ABC transporter ATP-binding protein; amino-acid sequence: MQLRSKTTTKLHTKDFFKLIGMIQPRYWLFTCGILLGALAAMMQLAVPLLARNILNQIPHNLNPGFLIAVILLFVFSIVLGAFSGSFLGIFGEDVVYRLRNKLWNKILVLPINYLDQHQSGQIASRLTNDSTQVKDLLANSLPRMITSILQLVGAMLLMLFMDWKMTVIMFIVVPLILFCLLPVFRRSYSVAHQRQNALAALNAKVSEVLIKMRLVKSSDAMATEKASGKKQMSRLYKLGVREAIYDSIVGPTTGVLMLALIVGVLAYGVLRISNGTMTNGTLMAFLMYLVQLIVPFTTLGQFLSDIAKTGGSTSKIQELLDVAEEQTNIGIKVDANDKALEMNHVSFSYKSDQEILHDVSFNAAPNSVVAFVGPSGSGKTTIFSLLERFYRPDSGSITIGGTDLTDLNLSDWRDQIGLVGQNADTMTGTIRYNLTYGLQKPTTDEEQWRALELAYAKDFVQAMPAQLETEIGENGVNISGGQRQRLSIARAFLRNPKVLMLDEATASLDPESEVMVQRALQDLMAGRTTLIIAHRINTIIDADEIYFIENGRVSGHGSHTELLSDHLLYRQYFENQFAKSEEAELATE
- a CDS encoding ABC transporter ATP-binding protein, which translates into the protein MRLNLKDITVSYDQQHNVFEHLNCTVQDGELVALLGPSGSGKTTILNLMAGLLTPTFGQVMFDDRNVTDQDVRTRNIGMVFQDFALYPHLSVLDNIAFPLKMAHVNKANRQKRARELAALVHIDNQLTKSPSELSGGQQQRAAIARALVKNPAVLLLDEPLSNLDAALRIELRDEIQRIQQTTGVTTVFVTHDQNDALRIADKIIVINEGRVQQVGPGTELYRHPRNLFVAQFIGTPSINAIPINEMVSEITASIPADILARAQTVGIRSESILLNPTDEPVLAKLAVTMKQQEQLGRETYTYMHYQNIDLISTAITETIKEPQSMPVYILARGSFLFDQNGLCIWAGDNHD